The genomic DNA GGCCAGAGCGGGGGCGGGGCGGTGACGGGCGGACGCATGTGGAGCGCGAGGGCACCTGGGCGGCCGGGCCGGAGCGGCCCGAAGGGCGAAACGCATTGTTTGAGCCCGAAGGGCGAGTTATGCGTTTCGAGCGCAGGGCCGGACAGGCCCAGGTCGAGCGCGTAACTCAGCGGCCGCACGGCACCGCCACGCCCCCGCGCCACTCGGTCACGGAGAGGCCGCTCAGAAGGGTCCAGATGCAAGGAGTGCGACGCAGCGGATGCTGAGGCGGGCTCGTGCCCGCCGCAGGCAGGCGCGAGGAGCGCGACGCCGCCGATGGGCCGTTATCAGCGGCCGTCACGGTCAGCGTGGCCCCCCGGTCTGGTAGACCTCGGCGAGGATCGCGCGGCCGCCGGCATCCAGGATGCGCTCGGCCAGCTCGCGGCCGACCGCCTCGGCCTGCTCCTTCGGCCCCTCGCCGCGGTCGCGGATGATCCGCTTCCCGTCGACGCTCCCGACCAGCCCCTCCATCGTCACGCGCCCGCCCTCGAGGGTCGCGAGTCCCGCGATCGGCACCTGGCAGCCGCCCTCGAGCCGCGCCAGGAACGCGCGCTCCGCGGTCACGGCGACCTGCGTCGGCTCATGGTGGAAGATCGCGATGCGCTCGAGCGTCAGCGCGTCATCCAGGCGCGCCTCCAGGCCGAGCGAGCCCTGGGCGATCGCCGGCAGGCTGACGCTGGCGGGGATGTACTGCGTGATGCGCTCCGCGAAGCCGAGGCGCCGCAGCCCGGCGGCCGCGAGGATCACGCCCTCGAGGCCCAGCTCCTCGATCTTGCGCATCCGGGTCTCGACGTTGCCGCGGATCGAGACGATCTGCAGGTCCGGGCGCAGGTGCAGCAGCTGCGCCTGGCGCCGCAGGCTGCTCGTGCCGACCTTCGCGCCCGGCGGCAGCGTGTCGACGCTCCCGACCCGCCGCGAGACGAAGGCGTCGCGCACGTCCTCGCGCACGCCGGTGCCGGCGAGCACGAGCCCGGGGGCGCGCTGCGTCGGCACGTCCTTCATGCTGTGCACGGCCAGGTCCGCGCGCCCCTCGACGAGCGCCTGCTCGATCTCCTTGGTGAACAACCCCTTGCCGCCGACCTTGGCCAGCGGCACGTCCAGGATCTTGTCGCCCGTGGTCACGATCGGCACGAGCTCCACGGCGAGCCCCGGGTGCGCCTTCTCCAGCTCGGCCTTGACGTAATTGGCCTGCCAGAGCGCCAGCGCGCTCTTGCGCGTCGCGATCCGCAGCGGCCGGTCAGTGCGCGCCATCGCTTCCCTTGCCTCCCTGCCCCGCCGGGGGTTCCTTCAGGTTGAAAAGCTTGCGTGCGACCTCCAGGGTGACCCCCGCGTCCGGCGTCTGGGAGCTCTCCTTGAGCACGGTGAGCGGGCTGTGGAGGATCTTGTTCACGAGCGACTGGGTCAGCAGCGCCACCTGCTCGCGGTCCTTCTCGGCGAGGTGCTGCAGCTTCCCGAGGCTCTTTTCCAGCTCCGCCGCGCGCATCGCGTCCACCTGCTGGCGCAGTTGCACGATGGTCGGCACCACCTGGAGCGAGGCAATCCACTTCTCGAAGGTGCCGACCTCCTGGTCGACGAGCTGCTCGGCCTTCTCGGCCTCCTTGCGCCGCTCCTTGACGTTGGCGTCCACGACCGACTGCAGGTCGTCCACGTTGTAGAGATACGCGTTGTCGACGTCGTTCACCGACGGCTCGATGTCGCGCGGCACGGCGATGTCGATGAAGAACATCGGCCGGTGCTTGCGGCGCACCATGACCCGCTTCACGTCCTCGCCGCGGATGATGAAGTGCGGCGCCCCGGTCGAGGAGATGACGATGTCCGCCAGCGCCATCTGCTCGAAGAGGTCGTCGAACTTCACCGCCGAGCCGCCGAACTCCTTCGCCAGCTCGACCGCCTTCTCGAAGGTCCGGTTGACGACGAAGACCTCGCGCACGCCGCTGGAGACCAGGTGCTTGACGGCCAGCTCGGCCATCTCGCCCGCGCCGACGATCATCGCCGAGCGCCCCTCGATCTCACCGAAGATCTTCTTGGCCAGCTCGACCGCGGCGAAGCTCACCGAGACGGCGCTGCGCGAGATCTCGGTCTCGGTGCGCACGAGCTTGGCGACCGAGAGCGCCTTCTTCAGGAGCCGGTCGAGCACCGCGCCGATCGCGCCGGCCTCGCGGGCGTACTGGTAGGCGTCCTTGACCTGGCCGAGGATCTGCGGCTCGCCGACGACGAGCGAGTCCAGGCTCGAGGCGACGCGGAAGAGGTGGCGCACGGCCTCCGGGCCGGCGTGCAGGTACAGGTGTGGCGCCAGCTCGGCCTCGGGCACCTCGTGGTGGCGGGCGACGAAGGCGCGCACCGCCGCCGCCCCCTCCTCGCGGCCCTCGACCACCGCGGTGATCTCGACGCGGTTGCAGGTCGAGAGGATCATCGTCTCGCGCACCCCCGCGGCCGCGTGCAGCGCGCGCAGCGGCTCGTGGATCGACTTCTCCGGGAACGCGACGCGCTCGCGAATGTGCACCGGCGCGGTCTTGTGGTTCAGGCCGACAACGATGATGTCCATCAGCGGATCCTAATTGTAGGAGTGGAGGCCGCCGAGGAGGAGGTTGACTCCCAGGAAGGTGAAGAGCACCGCGAGGAAGCCGGCGATGGAGAGCCACGCGGCCTTGCGCCCGCGCCAGCCGACGGTGAGTCGCGCGTGGACGAGGGCGGCGTAGATGAACCAGGTGATGAGCGACCAGGTCTCCTTCGGGTCCCAGCTCCAGTAGGAGCCCCAGGCGTTCTCGGCCCAGAGCGCGCCGGTGATGATGCCGAGGGTCAGCAGCGGGAAGCCCACCGTCAGGCTGCGGTAGTTCACGCGGTCGAGCAGGTCGAGCGACGGCAGCCGGTGGTAGAACGCGCCGGCCAGGCGCCGCTTGAGCTGGCGCTCCTGCACGAGGTAGAGCACGCCGCCCGCGAAGGCCACGACGAAGAACGCGTCGCCGACGAAGGCGAGCGTCGTGTGCACGTAGAGCCAGTTGCTCTGCAGCGCCGGCACCAGCGGGGTGACGGTCGTGTCGAGGGTCAGCGAGAACGCGGAGAGGATGAACGCGATCGGCACCACGATCGCCCCGAGCACGGGCGCCGGGAGCTTCACCTGGAGGACGATGAACGCCACGACCACCGCCCACGAGAAGAAGTTCAGCGACTCGAAGAGGTTCGTGATCGGGAAATAGCCGGAAGCGGCCCAGCGTGCGAGGAAGAAGCCGGTGTGCAGGAGGACGCCGACGCCGGTCGCCAGCCGCCCGACCCGGGCGGCCATGTCGCGCTGGGTCGCGAGGAACCCAAGATACCCGAGGGTCCCGACCGCGTAGAGGGCCAGCGCCGCCTGGAAGAGCCTGACGTTCAGCATCCCGTCTCCCGCATCACCGTGCCTCCCGCCGGGGCCGCGAACGACCCCGGCAAAGTATGTAAGTATCCAAAAGGTGCCGGGGAATGTCAAACCTGCGGGCGCCGCGCCGCCGCTCGCGGCTTCGCGGCCGCCACTGTGCCGGCGATACGGTGTAAAATGGCGCCGAGCTCGGATACCGGTCGTCCGAAAGAAGGGGACCCATCGTGAAGGTCGACACAACCGCCCTGCTCGGTGGCCTGCCGCGCCTGCGCCAGCGCTTGCGCCGGGCGAACCTGGCGAAGAAGACCGCCGACCGCGAGCCGCCGCTGCGATCGGAGCTGTTCAGCACGGACCAGATGGAGCAGCATGGCAGGACGCTGGCCGGCCTGCACCGTTTGACCCCGGGGCACGCGCCCGACCAGCTTCTCGCGCGGCTTTCCGAGAACGAAGGCATTCTCCGCTCCTGCCGCACCCTGCTGGCCGATGCCGTCAGGACGGACCGCCGGATCACGCCGGCCGGCGAATGGCTGCTCGACAACTTCTATCTCATCGAGGAACGGATCCGCGCGGCCAGGCGCTACCTGCCGAAGAAGTACAGCCGGGAGCTCCCTCGGCTCCTGAACGGCCCGTCCGCCGGGCTCCCCCGCGTGTACGACATCGCGCTGGAGACGATCTCGCACGGCGACGGCCGGGTGGATCCGGAGAATCTCAGCAGCTTCGTCGCGGCCTACCAGACGGTGACCGTCCTGAAGCTGGGCGAGCTGTGGGCGATCCCCATCATGCTGCGCCTCGCGCTGATCGAGAACCTGCGACGCGTCGCCGCCCGGGTCGCCGCCGACATGATCGACCGGAACCTCGCCGGTCATTGGGCGGACCAGATGGCGGAGACGGCGGAGAAGGACCCGAAGAGCCTGATCCTGGTGATCGCGGACATGGCGCGCTCGAGCCCGCCGATGACGGGCTCGTTCGTCGCGGAGTTTGCCCGCAGGCTGCAGGGACGGAGTCCCGCCCTGGCCTTGCCGCTGACCTGGATCGAGCAGCGGCTCTCCGAGTCCGGCCTGACCATCGAACAGTCGGTGCGCTCGGAGAACCAGCAACAGGCCGCCGACCAGGTGTCCCTCAGCAACAGCATCGGCGGCCTCCGCTTCCTCGGAACGATGGACTGGCGCGAGTTCGTCGAGTCGATGAGCGCCGTCGAGAAGACCCTGCGTGAAGACCCCGGGGGAACGTACGCCGCCATGGACTTCTCCACGCGCGACCGCTACCGCCACGTGGTGGAGAAGCTGGCGAAGCGCGGTCGGCTGTCGGAAGTCGAGGTGGCCCGGGAAGCTGTCCGGCTCGCCCGCGAGCGCGCCGCCGGCAACGACGGCGCTCACGGCGACGACGACCGGGCGTCTCACGTGGGCTACCACCTGATCGACGAGGGGCTGCCGCGACTCGAAAAGCTGGCACAGGTCGGCTGGTCCCCGTCCGGAGCCCTCCGGGACGTGACCTCCGGATCGCCCTTGCTCGTCTATCTGGGCGCGATCACGCTCCTGACGGCGGTCGTCACCGGGGGAATGCTGGTCAAGGGTGGTGACGGCCTGCGGTCCTGGCTGCTCGCCGTGACCGGCCTCCTCGCCGCGCTGTGCGCGAGCCAGCTCGCGGTCACCCTGGTGAACTGG from bacterium includes the following:
- the hemA gene encoding glutamyl-tRNA reductase; the encoded protein is MDIIVVGLNHKTAPVHIRERVAFPEKSIHEPLRALHAAAGVRETMILSTCNRVEITAVVEGREEGAAAVRAFVARHHEVPEAELAPHLYLHAGPEAVRHLFRVASSLDSLVVGEPQILGQVKDAYQYAREAGAIGAVLDRLLKKALSVAKLVRTETEISRSAVSVSFAAVELAKKIFGEIEGRSAMIVGAGEMAELAVKHLVSSGVREVFVVNRTFEKAVELAKEFGGSAVKFDDLFEQMALADIVISSTGAPHFIIRGEDVKRVMVRRKHRPMFFIDIAVPRDIEPSVNDVDNAYLYNVDDLQSVVDANVKERRKEAEKAEQLVDQEVGTFEKWIASLQVVPTIVQLRQQVDAMRAAELEKSLGKLQHLAEKDREQVALLTQSLVNKILHSPLTVLKESSQTPDAGVTLEVARKLFNLKEPPAGQGGKGSDGAH
- the ccsB gene encoding c-type cytochrome biogenesis protein CcsB, with protein sequence MLNVRLFQAALALYAVGTLGYLGFLATQRDMAARVGRLATGVGVLLHTGFFLARWAASGYFPITNLFESLNFFSWAVVVAFIVLQVKLPAPVLGAIVVPIAFILSAFSLTLDTTVTPLVPALQSNWLYVHTTLAFVGDAFFVVAFAGGVLYLVQERQLKRRLAGAFYHRLPSLDLLDRVNYRSLTVGFPLLTLGIITGALWAENAWGSYWSWDPKETWSLITWFIYAALVHARLTVGWRGRKAAWLSIAGFLAVLFTFLGVNLLLGGLHSYN
- the hemC gene encoding hydroxymethylbilane synthase, which codes for MARTDRPLRIATRKSALALWQANYVKAELEKAHPGLAVELVPIVTTGDKILDVPLAKVGGKGLFTKEIEQALVEGRADLAVHSMKDVPTQRAPGLVLAGTGVREDVRDAFVSRRVGSVDTLPPGAKVGTSSLRRQAQLLHLRPDLQIVSIRGNVETRMRKIEELGLEGVILAAAGLRRLGFAERITQYIPASVSLPAIAQGSLGLEARLDDALTLERIAIFHHEPTQVAVTAERAFLARLEGGCQVPIAGLATLEGGRVTMEGLVGSVDGKRIIRDRGEGPKEQAEAVGRELAERILDAGGRAILAEVYQTGGPR